A stretch of the Drosophila sulfurigaster albostrigata strain 15112-1811.04 chromosome 2L, ASM2355843v2, whole genome shotgun sequence genome encodes the following:
- the LOC133842120 gene encoding uncharacterized protein LOC133842120 isoform X5, translating to MDIALRGTATATTTGSNTGSGLHHAVSLGNIGVSSKATHSSHMDRSYDSEDEHTGRRRLRHTLSTELQPRTSVYSRGDIREQYCLTDRQLHSIEQRPRRERFFGCLSRRGQTQGSSFLGGCVGRRVPSDENLAAYAPFEKYPRYQNNYTDTHELDSSYFRRQPASILSTGSKSTEPDLGGRYTWIGQQAQVNNNASNDYQLESRATCCTAPLESFYQDILLRNYYVELRAPPPHPTPPTSHTNQIANVNVCSYHCPTYATMPTTQQQHQQHQAGNPRTKHVSFARSHTLTSFDTVNAGFRSSGRLKSARSQERLIGGKKPIITTGSMYETLQPMLPHQQHPQHAQQQAGQPQQSSTLPKTWVPAPVQLQTCQHHPIHLHQQLPDNMLGLIIPQALPLTLPPPSPEVLIVEKKFRNAMKTQATQTDVAARREGLSNSQMLALSPRAPHRIKVMSQGAQTNGLQNGKKLTKSLSEIPNGKDLQHQHYPQGSGYPHELIYRTQSQDVTPLQTLSDAQNNIMYYKPPPPLLDAHSYGLGMEHLNRTRGEQNVEYVNVNAAAMALNESFDYESNSLPRRACTSHARTETDYFSNSLPRRPDALHSHDVCKHITECAELMTDSVPLDFTRPHLLPPPSDFCKNDEDVVEDYYDDEEEEDVRAHETESYSSEVCMDQAVAAAAQSRRMSSMLPLDDSPFRRDDLRRQSMPVYGQTEKLIDGFGPRTSFRRRDKVSCFADEPSPRDEQEIFIDFKPHVSPKPSPKQQLKHRKQHKAEIAMRKMQQQRLAQAAALTLPKLKQPLPVEHEARKVELEPSDDDEDADDDDEEEEDEDEEHDEQATQSHSQSQSQHEPVMELEQGDDDEPLYENITPCGCKLEPLPDQVLDKRAQFRKRSVSLDDDYAALTAPGLRLPSTPASPCREELLLANVSTYPSSDSLANDNTRDHSDGIWNESQVTVLTAEQRDISDGSYSSNLLLTPSSKRKNLLLQHQQRSSVDTDALDFEEQSPTYGLQTLPKIIRTPTPTTAKPVAAQLHPVITPAIAVTPSSNQLPDAINSPLPKRSMVARGSVPDARQLMYVAGVPKQRHSDASFLPSTGGDYARSADISECSTNTNTDEYATCTDNSKRTPGIKTPPTTTSSSSTTQVPGLGTISQSQLLCVTSMNVVVHTEFAAGEDACGIFLRERKFTLLHARGSAAAR from the exons ATGGATATCGCCTTGCGtggcacagcaacagcaacaacaacaggctcCAACACAGGCTCTG GTCTACATCATGCTGTCTCATTGGGCAACATCGGAGTCTCCTCGAAG GCCACCCATTCCAGCCACATGGATCGCAGCTACGACTCTGAGGATGAGCACACGGGTCGTCGTCGCCTGCGTCATACGCTCTCCACCGAACTGCAGCCTCGCACCTCAGTCTACTCACGCGGCGATATAAGGGAACAG tACTGCCTTACCGATCGCCAGTTGCATAGCATTGAGCAACGTCCACGTCGCGAACGATTCTTTGGCTGCCTCTCTCGGCGAGGACAAACACAAGGGAGCAGCTTTCTAGGCGGTTGTGTGGGACGTCGAGTGCCCTCCGATGAGAACTTGGCTGCCTATGCGCCCTTCGAAAAGTATCCACG CTATCAGAATAACTATACGGACACACACGAATTGGATAGTTCCTATTTTCGCCGTCAACCGGCATCGATCCTAAGCACCGGCTCCAAGTCGACGGAACCGGATTTGGGTGGTCGTTACACCTGGATTGGCCAGCAGGCGCAGGTGAACAACAACGCCAGCAACGATTATCAACTGGAATCGAG GGCAACTTGTTGTACAGCACCACTTGAATCCTTTTACCAGGATATATTGCTACGGAATTATTATGTCGAGCTTCGCGCTCCACCACCACATCCTACACCACCAACATCACACACCAATCAAATCGCTAATGTAAATGTTTG CTCTTACCACTGCCCCACTTACGCCACAATGCCAaccacacagcagcaacaccaacagcatcAGGCTGGCAATCCCAG AACCAAGCATGTGAGCTTTGCGCGATCCCACACGCTCACCAGCTTCGACACTGTCAACGCGGGTTTCCGATCATCGGGACGCTTGAAGAGCGCTCGCAGTCAGGAGCGTCTCATTGGTGGCAAAAAGCCCATCATTACCACAGGCTCCATGTACGAGACACTGCAACCAATGCTGCCACATCAGCAGCATCCACAGCATGCGCAACAGCAAGCAGGGCAGCCACAACAGAGCTCCACGTTGCCCAAGACTTGGGTGCCAGCTCCTGTCCAGTTGCAGACCTGTCAGCATCATCCCATCCATCTACATCAGCAGTTGCCAG ACAACATGTTGGGTCTGATAATACCGCAAGCGCTGCCATTGACGTTGCCACCGCCAAGTCCCGAGGTGCTTATCGTGGAGAAGAAGTTCCGCAATGCGATGAAGACACAAGCCACTCAAACAGATGTTGCCGCTCGTCGTGAGGGACTCTCCAACTCGCAGATGCTGGCGCTGAGTCCTCGTGCACCACATCGCATCAAGGTTATGTCGCAAGGGGCACAAACCAATGGTCTGCAGAATGGCAAGAAGCTAACGAAGAGTTTATCGGAAATACCCAACGGCAAGGACTTGCAGCATCAGCACTATCCGCAGGG ATCTGGCTATCCGCATGAGCTGATCTATCGCACGCAGTCACAGGACGTGACACCGCTGCAAACCCTCTCGGATGCACAAAACAACATCATGTATTACAagccaccgccgccgctgctggaCGCACACAGCTATGGCCTGGGCATGGAGCACTTGAATCGCACTCGCGGCGAACAGAACGTGGagtatgtgaatgtgaatgccgCTGCCATGGCGTTGAACGAGAGCTTCGACTACGAGAGCAACAGCTTGCCGAGGCGAGCTTGCACCTCGCATGCTCGCACCGAAACTGATTACTTCTCCAACAGTTTGCCACGTCGTCCGGATGCGCTGCACAGTCACGATGTGTGCAAGCACATCACCGAGTGCGCTGAGCTAATGACGGACAGTGTGCCATTGGATTTTACGCGGCCACATCTATTGCCACCGCCCAGCGACTTTTGCAAGAATGATGAGGATGTCGTTGAAGATTACTACgacgacgaggaggaggaggacgtACGAGCCCATGAAACAGAGAGCTACAGCTCGGAGGTATGCATGGATCAAGCGGTGGCAGCGGCTGCTCAAAGTCGTCGTATGTCGTCCATGTTGCCACTGGACGATTCTCCCTTTCGACGCGATGATCTGCGCCGTCAATCGATGCCGGTCTATGGGCAGACAGAGAAACTCATCGATGGGTTTGGGCCACGCACATCGTTCAGGCGACGCGATAAGGTCAGTTGCTTTGCGGACGAGCCGTCGCCACGGGATGAGCAGGAAATCTTTATAGATTTCAAGCCGCATGTGTCGCCCAAGCCGAGTCCCAAGCAACAGCTGAAGCATCGCAAGCAGCACAAGGCCGAGATAGCGATGCGCAAGATGCAGCAACAGAGATTGGCCCAAGCGGCTGCGCTGACGCTGCCTAAGCTGAAGCAGCCGCTGCCAGTCGAGCATGAGGCTAGAAAAGTTGAGCTTGAGcccagcgacgacgacgaggacgctgacgacgacgacgaggaagaggaggacgaggacgaAGAGCACGATGAGCAGGCAACGCAATCGCAttcgcagtcacagtcacagcacGAACCAGTCATGGAGCTGGAGCagggtgatgatgatgagccgCTCTATGAGAATATAACTCCATGTGGCTGCAAGTTGGAACCACTGCCAGATCAAGTGCTGGACAAGCGAGCGCAGTTCCGCAAGCGTTCGGTGAGCCTGGACGATGACTATGCTGCATTAACAGCGCCAGGCTTGCGGTTGCCATCGACGCCGGCTAGTCCTTGTCGGgaagagctgctgctggccaatgTCTCAACTTATCCATCCTCAGACTCGCTGGCCAACGACAATACACGCGATCACTCCGATGGCATTTGGAACGAATCGCAGGTGACGGTGCTGACGGCGGAGCAACGCGATATCTCCGATGGTTCCTACAGCTCCAATCTGCTGTTGACTCCGTCGTCAAAGCGGAAGAATCTACTgttgcagcatcagcaacgcAGCTCTGTGGACACAGATGCTCTGGACTTTGAGGAACAG AGTCCCACCTATGGTCTACAAACACTGCCCAAGATCATAAGGACACCCACGCCCACCACAGCGAAGCCAGTTGCCGCTCAACTGCATCCGGTCATCACGCCCGCCATCGCTGTCACCCCCTCAAGCAATCAGCTGCCGGATGCGATCAACTCGCCGCTGCCCAAGCGCAGCATGGTCGCCAGAGGCTCTGTTCCAGATGCTCGGCAATTGATGTATGTCGCTGGCGTGCCCAAGCAGCG CCACTCGGATGCCTCGTTCCTACCTTCTACCGGCGGAGATTATGCACGCAGCGCGGACATTTCGGAGTGCAGCACGAATACGAACACAGATGAGTATGCCACCTGCACGGACAACTCGAAACGCACACCAGGTATTAAGACACCGCCGACAACGACAAGCTCATCGTCGACCACACAAGTGCCAGGTTTGGGGACCATCTCTCAATCTCAACTATTGTGTGTTACATCCATGAATGTTGT TGTCCACACAGAGTTCGCAGCTGGAGAAGACGCATGCGGGATCTTCCTTCGAGAGCGCAAGTTCACTTTACTCCATGCGCGAGGATCTGCTGCAGCACGATGA
- the LOC133844355 gene encoding LOW QUALITY PROTEIN: uncharacterized protein LOC133844355 (The sequence of the model RefSeq protein was modified relative to this genomic sequence to represent the inferred CDS: substituted 1 base at 1 genomic stop codon) translates to MVIQCTCDCNCSDRDTARSSCLPRLQQQRATPTSSLTPTPTTPLNGGNDMENRFPYYRRLSNTSSALYGSCPQLQLPHHQQQQHQQQQQHHQQQQQQPLPQTCHSHGLSLGLRHHQQHNNNNKNNNNNDEEQLQRQYSSLVRPAKHRGSVLCNKCALXRRYNLSCEHPESHSQPHPQQGHNKTAAAAAAPTTDSLKRKHQQQQEEEQGQPQGADGAHNTPRYLCPECRFNNQPLAWWVSCPRLSYLPTEQQKQQQESTAATAMQQQQQSQQQQQQQQQSARHCHGTNLNSATRFPLQATAKQRHCDNFGSYATLPSIEHQQQQQQQQQMHHAPCSRHCTAAAASLPPHPEPAARWYAASTVNPNPCCYMYNPTPHYAPPLCLCDNWYHQQQQQHQQQQHHLHHQRGFPAAPKPFMPNGGCYLGFEGHHPSHITDEEDSAFPALADREFHLLHRNIPALRRTGVDTTRIRQYFYPDGGWGWIICGVSFLVHILTTGLQLSYGLLLFYAVQHLHNTSGIELLGALSWSISMLAIPFVVSLCRKRSIRLLSIVGGLVMPLGILFTSFATEFGQVVFSYGIVFGIGVSMVREASTVMLGNYFKRRRQFVEMVAMSGEGVGIALFSVILKEGVGKAGWRLGLQIVAALTALSFFMGLMYRPASLYHPQRRAIQHLKNQRKKLREKKPKLTHEVESPSRYLFLDISSLKSVTVKILLMTSSVAAFGIYTPMFLMALNAAKEGSDVQELVLLQTFLGISMALGVVLAGALLRRCFVIKHFVINTKIVTQLFIAIVALAILFLSFVMGYKGLCILSWLYGIGLGGFQYSLKILALERIKLKHFSKAWGFIRGVESVPVLISVPLTSFLNDYSLKYGRAGYYICSAAAAISGIIIFFITEPQEQQQQQQQQQQQRGHLNGHLPTPMLMRHSSARHHRPQLPMDYGGYGEYPAPDLLSRSCMSLNQMEPYLQANNSSSSNYCQRHMHHQQQQLPPPPPPQQSHGHQGLHQHLQQQQQHHHMTPQHHPQQLTCHNLDMQQTRSPYQLGQGSIGAKMGKRLQRSLSFIQQHNCCDGQMYCSWHSTYELGCRKSPKSQDRQQLICTCSSPPSTTYGGVGVGAGSSARSRSVPEGLSTMSQQCNCRHGAGVPTAAPSREFIYVPHAYASLQRTPHRQSRQTGGAAAAGTGATGAGAAGATNSGCSATSRNPQCRLKRSQSLCRPVHFVEQITTSV, encoded by the exons ATGGTCATCCAGTGTACATGCGATTGCAACTGCAGTGATAGAGACACAGCCCGTAGCTCCTGTTTGCCACgcttgcagcagcaacgtgccacgcccacgtcGTCGTTAACGCCGACGCCCACAACGCCCCTAAATGGTGGCAATGATATGGAGAATCGGTTTCCATACTATCGCCGCCTCTCAAATACCTCATCAGCGCTCTACGGCAGCTGTCCCCAACTGCAATTGCCAcaccatcagcaacagcaacatcagcagcagcagcagcatcatcaacaacaacaacagcagccgctgccTCAGACCTGCCACAGTCACGGTCTTAGTCTTGGTTTAAGGCATCAtcaacagcacaacaacaacaacaagaacaacaacaacaacgacgaggagcagctgcagcggcaaTACTCGAGTCTGGTGCGGCCAGCGAAACACAGAGGCAGCGTGCTGTGCAACAAATGTGCGCTGTGACGAAGATACAACCTAAGCTGTGAGCATCCCGAGTCACATTCACAACCACATCCGCAACAAGgccacaacaaaacagcagctgcagcagcagcacctaCAACAGACAGCTTAAAGCGaaagcatcagcagcagcaggaagagGAGCAAGGGCAGCCACAGGGAGCAGACGGGGCGCATAACACGCCACGTTATTTGTGCCCCGAGTGTCGCTTTAACAATCAACCGTTGGCCTGGTGGGTCTCGTGTCCACGTCTCTCCTATCTGCCAACtgagcagcagaagcaacagcaagagtcgacagcagcaacagcaatgcagcaacaacaacagtcccaacagcagcagcagcagcagcaacagtcagcTCGTCACTGCCATGGCACAAATCTGAATTCGGCTACGCGTTTTCCACTTCAAGCGACAGCCAAGCAGCGGCATTGTGACAATTTTGGTAGCTATGCCACTTTGCCCAGCATcgaacatcagcagcagcagcagcagcagcaacagatgCATCATGCACCCTGCAGTCGCCATtgcacagcagctgcagcatcaTTGCCACCACATCCTGAGCCAGCTGCTCGCTGGTATGCGGCCAGCACTGTCAATCCCAATCCTTGCTGTTACATGTACAATCCCACGCCACACTATGCCCCTCCGCTCTGCCTCTGCGATAATTGGtatcaccagcaacagcagcagcatcaacagcagcaacatcatctcCATCATCAGCGTGGCTTTCCAGCAGCGCCAAAGCCATTTATGCCCAATGGCGGCTGCTACTTGG GCTTCGAAGGCCATCATCCCAGTCATATTACGGATGAGGAGGATTCGGCGTTTCCAGCGCTTGCTGATCgagaatttcatttgttgcatCGCAATATTCCCGCCTTGAGGCGTACAGGAGTCGACACAACGCGTATACGACAG tatttttaCCCGGACGGCGGCTGGGGCTGGATCATATGCGGCGTGTCCTTTCTGGTTCATATTCTGACCACGGGTCTGCAACTGAGCTATGGTCTACTGCTATTCTATGCGGTGCAGCATTTGCATAACACAAGTGGCATCG AGCTGCTGGGCGCTTTGAGTTGGTCAATTTCAATGCTCGCCATTCCGTTTGTGGTGTCGCTGTGTCGCAAGCGATCCATACGCTTGCTATCCATTGTCGGTGGTCTCGTGATGCCGCTGGGCATTCTGTTTACATCATTTGCCACGGAATTCGGTCAGGTTGTTTTCAGTTAtg GCATCGTGTTTGGCATTGGCGTTTCTATGGTGCGAGAAGCCTCCACAGTGATGCTGGGCAATTACTTTAAGCGTCGGCGGCAATTCGTCGAAATGGTGGCCATGTCCGGCGAGGGAGTCGGCATCGCATTGTTCTCCGTCATCCTAAAGGAGGGCGTTGGCAAGGCTGGCTGGCGCCTCGGTCTTCAAATTGTGGCCGCTCTAACGGCGCTCAGCTTTTTCATGGGTCTCATGTATCGACCCGCATCCCTCTACCATCCGCAGCGACGGGCCATTCAGCACTTGAAAAATCAACGCAAAAAG CTGAGGGAAAAGAAACCAAAACTGACCCATGAGGTCGAGTCGCCTAgtcgatatttatttttggacaTATCATCCCTCAAATCGGTAACAGTTAAAATCCTTCTAATGACCTCCAGTGTCGCTGCATTCGGCATCTATACGCCCATGTTCCTCATG GCTCTCAATGCCGCCAAGGAGGGTTCCGATGTGCAGGAACTTGTGCTGCTGCAAACCTTTCTGGGCATCTCCATGGCTCTAGGCGTTGTGCTTGCAGGCGCTTTGCTGCGTCGCTGTTTTGTCATCAAACACTTTGTGATCAATACCAAAATCGTTACTCAG CTCTttattgccattgttgcaCTGGCCatactctttctctcttttgtcATGGGCTACAAGGGTCTCTGCATACTCAGTTGGCTTTATGGCATCGGCTTGGGCGGCTTTCAATACTCACTTAAAATTCTGGCACTGGAGCGCATCAAACTTAAGCACTTTTCAAAGGCTTGGG GCTTTATACGTGGCGTGGAATCGGTGCCCGTATTAATTAGCGTTCCCCTCACCTCGTTCCTCAACGATTACTCCCTCAAATACGGACGTGCTGGGTACTATATTTGctcagctgccgctgccatcTCCGGCATCATTATCTTCTTCATTACCGAGCcacaggagcaacagcagcagcagcaacaacagcagcagcaacgcggTCATCTCAATGGACATCTGCCCACGCCCATGTTGATGCGTCACTCATCGGCGCGACATCATCGTCCACAGCTGCCGATGGACTATGGTGGCTATGGCGAGTATCCGGCACCCGATCTGCTCAGTCGCAGCTGCATGAGTCTCAATCAAATGGAGCCCTATCTGcaggccaacaacagcagcagttccAACTATTGCCAACGTCATATgcaccatcagcagcaacagttgccaccgccgccaccgccacagcAATCGCATGGCCATCAGGGGCTGCATCAacatctgcagcagcagcaacaacatcatcatatGACGCCGCAACATCATCCACAGCAGCTCACCTGCCACAATCTGGACATGCAACAGACACGCTCCCCCTACCAACTGGGTCAGGGCAGCATTGGGGCCAAGATGGGCAAACGACTGCAGCGGAGTCTCTCGTTCATCCAGCAGCACAACTGCTGCGATGGCCAGATGTACTGCAGTTGGCACAGCACCTATGAGCTCGGGTGCCGCAAGTCGCCCAA ATCTCAGGACAGGCAGCAACTCATCTGTACTTGCAGCAGTCCCCCATCTACCACCTATGGaggagtcggagttggagcTGGAAGTTCGGCGCGTAGCCGGAGTGTGCCGGAGGGTTTGTCGACCATGTCGCAGCAGTGTAACTGCCGTCATGGGGCAGGCGTGCCAACCGCAGCGCCCTCGCGCGAGTTTATCTACGTGCCACACGCCTACGCATCATTGCAGCGCACGCCACATCGACAGAGTCGTCAAacaggaggagcagcagcagctggcacaGGAGCAACGGGAGCAGGAGCAGCGGGAGCAACTAACAGCGGTTGTTCGGCAACGAGTCGCAATCCACAGTGCCGACTAAAACGCTCGCAATCGCTGTGCCGACCCGTTCACTTTGTCGAGCAAATCACCACCTCCGTGTAG